One Pseudomonadota bacterium DNA window includes the following coding sequences:
- the typA gene encoding translational GTPase TypA has product MSNRSNLRNIAIIAHVDHGKTTLVDRLLQQSGTLGRRDRGKERIMDSNDQERERGITILAKSTAISWHDYHINIVDTPGHADFGGEVERILSMVDSVLLLVDAVEGPMPQTRFVTQKAFKAGLNPIVVINKIDREEARPDWVVDQVFDLFGRLGATDEQLDFPVVYASAVTGVAGLEMNALASDMTPLLQLIVDRVKPPAVDPDGPFQMQICALDYSSYVGVIGLGRIQRGRIQGNTPIVVIDRDGGRCNARILTVMGHLGLERTEIKEALAGDIISISGVEGLQISDTLCAPDRPEALPPLSIDEPTVSMTFQVNDSPFAGLDGKYVTSRNLKDRLERELIHDVALRVAPGNSPDRFVVSGRGELHLSVLIEKMRREGYEMGVSRPEVIIREIDGIRQEPFEMLVIDCEEQHQGGVIEALGQRKAELTNLRLDDKGRVRLDFTVPSRGLIGFRSQFMTLTSGSGIMNHIFDHYGPRLAGELGSRKNGVLVSMLQGKVLAYALFNLQERGQLLIGPNVQVYEGQIIGIHSRGNDLAVNPTKAKQLTNIRAAGCDENIILTPPINFSLEQALEFIDEDELVEVTPSQIRLRKRMLKEVDRKRAGRKREA; this is encoded by the coding sequence TTGAGCAACCGCAGCAACCTCAGAAATATCGCCATCATCGCCCATGTCGATCACGGCAAAACCACGCTGGTCGATCGTCTTCTGCAGCAATCCGGCACCCTGGGCCGACGCGACCGCGGCAAGGAACGCATCATGGACTCCAACGACCAGGAACGGGAACGGGGCATCACGATCCTCGCCAAGAGCACGGCGATCAGCTGGCATGATTACCATATCAACATCGTCGACACCCCCGGTCATGCCGACTTCGGCGGCGAGGTTGAACGCATTCTTTCCATGGTTGACTCGGTCCTTTTGCTGGTAGACGCCGTCGAGGGACCCATGCCGCAGACCCGTTTCGTCACCCAGAAAGCCTTTAAAGCGGGTCTGAATCCAATTGTCGTCATCAATAAAATCGACCGCGAGGAAGCACGGCCGGACTGGGTGGTGGATCAGGTTTTCGATCTTTTCGGCCGCCTGGGAGCAACCGATGAGCAACTTGATTTTCCCGTGGTCTACGCCTCGGCGGTGACCGGGGTCGCCGGTCTTGAAATGAATGCCCTGGCCTCAGACATGACCCCGCTCCTGCAGCTGATCGTCGACCGGGTCAAGCCTCCGGCGGTTGATCCCGACGGGCCGTTTCAGATGCAGATCTGCGCCCTTGATTACAGCAGTTATGTCGGGGTTATCGGGCTGGGACGAATTCAGCGCGGTCGGATTCAGGGCAATACCCCGATTGTCGTCATCGACCGCGACGGCGGTCGATGCAACGCCCGGATTCTCACGGTCATGGGGCACCTCGGCCTGGAACGCACCGAAATCAAGGAAGCCCTGGCCGGAGATATCATCAGTATCAGCGGGGTTGAGGGACTGCAGATCTCGGATACCCTCTGCGCCCCGGATCGCCCCGAGGCCCTGCCCCCGTTAAGCATCGACGAACCCACGGTCAGCATGACCTTTCAGGTTAACGACTCGCCCTTTGCCGGACTCGACGGCAAGTATGTCACCAGTCGCAATCTCAAGGATCGCCTCGAACGGGAACTGATTCATGACGTCGCTCTGCGGGTAGCGCCGGGCAACAGCCCGGATCGTTTTGTGGTTTCCGGCCGGGGTGAACTGCATCTTTCCGTCCTGATTGAAAAGATGCGCCGCGAAGGTTACGAGATGGGGGTTTCCCGACCGGAAGTCATCATTCGGGAGATTGACGGCATCAGACAAGAACCTTTTGAGATGCTGGTTATCGACTGCGAAGAGCAGCATCAGGGCGGAGTTATCGAAGCCCTGGGGCAGCGCAAGGCGGAACTGACCAATCTCAGACTCGACGACAAGGGTCGGGTGCGGCTTGATTTCACGGTCCCGTCACGCGGGCTGATCGGTTTTCGTTCCCAGTTCATGACCCTGACTTCGGGCAGCGGCATCATGAACCACATCTTCGACCATTACGGCCCGCGCCTGGCCGGCGAGCTGGGCAGCCGGAAAAACGGAGTGCTGGTCTCCATGCTGCAGGGCAAGGTGCTGGCCTATGCCCTCTTCAACCTGCAGGAACGCGGCCAGCTTCTAATCGGCCCCAACGTGCAGGTCTACGAGGGCCAGATCATCGGCATTCACTCCCGCGGCAACGACCTTGCCGTCAACCCGACCAAAGCCAAGCAGCTCACCAATATTCGAGCGGCGGGCTGCGATGAGAACATCATCCTGACTCCGCCGATCAACTTTTCCCTGGAACAGGCGCTGGAATTCATTGACGAAGATGAACTGGTCGAGGTCACTCCCAGCCAGATCCGCCTGCGCAAACGCATGCTCAAGGAAGTCGACCGCAAACGCGCCGGGCGCAAACGCGAAGCATAA